A genomic segment from Phragmites australis chromosome 6, lpPhrAust1.1, whole genome shotgun sequence encodes:
- the LOC133920531 gene encoding OVARIAN TUMOR DOMAIN-containing deubiquitinating enzyme 1-like: MLLEQRAIMDLDRRWAEAEEWKNQQVKPPTIWTEKKKKKSLWNKVQSGMMNKILDMIERRMRFSNQDSTSTVPHVAQQTIPMTRVVQHYEALESVTGGREIIHSNVLLLRRAYSQFRPVYGDGECFYRSFIFSYLEQVLDRQDTHEEHRLLAAVKGVATQHARLGWTSEFSRSHKAFKKLMKKVMRWKRHRRWRLVPSTNSYRKQKLLEFFSGYSTTENIFAFLRLVAAIWICSHSEEYELMIPELREDCNLKDWCFREVIRHKVFTDHVQITALVTALGVPLRVEYLFQRSGLDLYTGQDSQDDIPASTCWPRHRHLPPPGHEVPRVTVLYTNGHYDIIYPHRRDGPVPSIDESCSQQTAQGESSTGESSSQQIARGDSRSGERSSQQIAPG, translated from the exons ATGTTGTTAGAGCAGCGGGCGATAATGGATTTGGACCGGCGatgggccgaggcagaggaATGGAAGAACCAACAG GTGAAACCACCGACAATATGGactgagaaaaagaaaaagaagtcgCTCTGGAACAAGGTTCAAAGTGGCATGATGAACAAG ATTTTGGATATGATAGAAAGGCGAATGCGCTTCTCCAATCAAGATTCCACATCAACGGTACCTCATGTGGCTCAGCAG ACAATCCCCATGACCAGGGTGGTTCAGCATTATGAGGCCCTCGAATCGGTCACGGGAGGACGAGAAATAATTCATTCGAATGTGCTGCTCCTTCGTCGTGCCTATTCACAATTTAGGCCAGTGTATGGAGATGGAGAGTGTTTCTACAGGAGCTTCATATTTTCCTACCTC GAGCAAGTTCTTGATAGGCAGGACACACATGAGGAACATCGTCTCCTTGCTGCTGTAAAAGGAGTGGCTACGCAACATGCTCGCCTGGGATGGACCTCTGAATTTTCAAGGAGCCACAAA GCATTTAAGAAGTTGATGAAGAAAGTAATGAGATGGAAGAGACACCGCAGATGGAGGCTCGTACCATCAACTAACAG CTACCGCAAACAGAAACTTCTCGAGTTCTTCAGTGGTTACAGCACGACGGAAAACA TTTTTGCTTTCCTCAGATTGGTAGCAGCTATCTGGATATGCTCGCACAGTGAAGAGTATGAACTGATGATACCTGAGCTCAGAGAAGATTGCAATTTGAAAGAT TGGTGCTTTCGCGAAGTTATCCGGCATAAGGTCTTCACGGACCATGTTCAGATAACAGCATTGGTCACCGCGCTTGGGGTGCCCCTCCGAGTGGAGTACCTCTTTCAACGAAGTGGCCTAGACCTCTACACTGGCCAAGACTCCCAAGACGATATACCAGCAAGTACATGTTGGCCACGTCACCGTCATCTACCACCCCCTGGTCATGAAGTGCCCCGTGTGACGGTGTTGTACACAAACGGCCACTACGACATCATCTACCCCCACCGTCGTGACGGTCCCGTGCCTTCTATTGATGAGAGCTGTAGCCAGCAGACTGCCCAGGGAGAGAGCTCGACTGGTGAGAGTTCGAGTCAACAGATTGCCCGGGGAGATAGCCGCAGTGGTGAGAGGTCAAGTCAACAGATCGCCCCAGGTTGA